The segment TCACGCCGCTGATCTTGCGGATGTACTGCCGCGCGGCGGCCTCGATCTCTTCCGATGTCGCTGCCGGTTCCAGACCACGCAGCTCGGTGATGTTTCGGCACATGACCTCCACGATAGGCCGTTTACGGGTGTCGATACGGTGTCGAAATGACTGAATCGCCTGTGCTGCTGATCGACACCACCGACCGGGTCCGCACTCTGACGCTGAACCGGCCGCAGTCGCGCAACGCGCTGTCGCTGGCGCTGCGCAGCCAGCTGTTCGCCGCACTGCGCGAAGCCGAAGCCGACGACACCGTGGACGTGGTGATCCTGACCGGCGCGGATCCGGTGTTCTGCGCGGGACTGGACCTCAAGGAGCTGGGCGGCAGCACCGAACTTCCCGACATCTCCCCCAAATGGCCGGCCATGCGCAAACCGGTGATCGGCGCGATCAACGGTGCCGCGGTCACCGGCGGGCTGGAGATCGCGCTGTACTGCGATGTGCTGATCGCCTCCGAGCAGGCCCGGTTCGCCGACACCCACGCCCGGGTGGGGTTGCTGCCCACGTGGGGGCTGTCGGTGCGGTTGCCGCAGAAGGTCGGGGTCGGGATGGCCCGCCGGATGAGTTTGACCGGTGACTACCTGTCCGCGGGCGACGCGCTGCGTTGCGGACTGGTCACCGAGGTGGTCGCACACGACGAGTTGCTGCCCGCCGCACGCCGGATCGCGGCGTCGATCGTGGGTAACAATCAGCGCGCGGTCGGGGCGCTGCTGGACTCCTACCACCGCATCGACGCCGAGCAGACGCAGGCCGGATTGTGGATCGAAGCCGAATCCGCGCGGGCCTGGATGACGGTTGCCAGCGGCGACGATATCGCCGCCAGCCGGGCCTCGGTGATGGAGCGCGGTAGGTCCCAGGTGCAGCCGTAGCGTCTTGCCGACCGCCGAGCGAGGGCGAAGGCCGAAGTACATGGCTTCAGTCAGGGTGTCTACGGGCGCATCAGCGCTGAAGCTGCGGACGATTTCCGGCCGGATCACGTCCCCCGTTTCAGGTTCGCGGCGCGGTCGGCCTCAAGACTGAAACCAGGTATGCAGCGACAGGGGCATACGTTGGGCCGGAGTACTCCTGCCCACCACGGATGAGAACAGAGGACTGCATGAGCACCCCCACCGCCACCGTCGCCGATGTGGCCGCGATGATCGACCACACCCTGCTCAAGCCCGAGGCGACCGCCGCCGATGTGGCGGCACTGGTGGCCGAGGCCGTCGAACTGGGCACCTATGCGGTGTGCGTGTCGCCGTCCATGCTGCCGATCTCCGTGCCCGAGGGTCTGAAGATCGCTGTGGTGTGTGGCTTCCCGAGCGGGAAGCACACTTCGGCGGTCAAGGCCGCCGAAGCGGCCGAAGCGGTGCGCCACGGCGCCGACGAGATCGACATGGTCATCGATATCGGCGCCGCCAAGGCGGGTGGCTTCGACCTGGTGCAGGCCGATATCGCCGCGGTGCGCGCGGCCGCACCCGCCCCGGTGGTGCTCAAGGTGATCATCGAGTCGGCCGCCCTGACCGACGACGAGATCGTCGGCGTGTGCCGGGCCGCGGTGGCCGCCGGCGCCGACTTCGTCAAGACCTCGACCGGATTCCACCCATCCGGCGGCGCCACCGTGCACGCCGTGGAACTGATGCACCGCACGGTGGCCGATGCCGGACTGTTCGTGAAGGCCTCCGGCGGGGTGCGCACCCTCGAGCAGGCACGCGCGATGATCGCCGCCGGGGCCACCCGGCTGGGAGTGTCGGGGTCGCGGGCGCTGCTGTCCTCGGAGGCCGACGGGTCTGCTGCCGGCTACTAGAGGCGTCTACGTGGGTTCAGTTTCGTGGACGGGTGAGCCGCGAAACTGAACCAGTGGACATCCAGGTGCCCGAATCCATACCGGGTCTCAGTCTTGAGGCGAGGTCGGCCGCAAGACTGAAACCAGGGATATCGGCGACACGCAGGATTGCGGGCTAGCCAGTCAACCGTTGCGCTGCGGCGGATCCGGCGGCCTGCAGCCAGCGCAGCGGATCGGCCGTCGCGGCGGCCGCCGATCCGGCGATATCGCTGAGGGATAGCGCCGGTACCGGGCACCGTCCCGCGACCTGCCCGGCCACCACCAGGGCGGGCAACCCGTGGCGTGCGGCGGCATCCAGCACGTGGCCGACGAGCTTGCCGGTCCACGAGGTGTCATCGAGGCGGCCCTCGCCGGTGAGTACCAGGTCGGCCGTACGAAGGTGATCATCGAGTCCGGTGAGTTCCGAGATGCGCTGCGCACCGGACGTCGCCGTGGCACCCCAGGACATCAGGCCGAAGCCGGCGCCACCGGCCGCGCCGGCGCCGGGAGCGTCCGCATCGGCATGCAGACCAGCCGCATTGAGGATTCGCGCCCAGCGGGTCAGGCCGTCATCGAGCTGCTCGACGTCGGCCGGAGTCGCACCCTTCTGGGGTCCGAACACGGCCGCGGCGCCCTGCGGGCCGTGCAGCGGGGCCGCGGTGTCGACCAGTAACTGCACACCTCCGGGCGGCAGCGGGGCCAGGCCGCCGGTGTCCACCTCGGTCACGGTGCGCAGACCGTGTGCACCGGGCGAGACCGGCCGTCCGGACGCATCGAAAGCTCGCAGCCCCAGCGCCATCAGGGCACCGGCGCCGCCGTCGGTACTCGCCGAACCGCCGAGCCCGATCTGCAACGACCGGGCGCCGGCGGACAGCGCCGCACCGATCACCTGACCCAGGCCGCGGGTATCGGCCCGCCACGGGTCCAACCGGTCCAGCAGCGCGATGCCCGACGGTTCGGCGAGTTCGATGACGGCGCGTTGTCCGTCCCGGTCGAACAGCCAGCGGGCGAGCACCCGTCGACCGTCGGGCCCGTCGACCTCGGTCTGGTGCCACCGCCACTCCCCGGACGCCGCAACGGCCGCACAGGTGCCCTCGCCGCCGTCGGCCTGCGGCAGCGCGACGACATCGTCACCCGCCCGCACCGCCGACCACCCCCGGCCAAGCGTCTCGGCGACCTCGGTGGCCGAGGCTGTGCCCTTGAACGAGTCCGGCGCGATGAGCACCTTCACAGTGCGGGCAGCACCAGGTCGCGGTACCGGCTCTTCATCGTCTCCAGCACGGCACGGCCGTCGGCGGCCCAGACCTCCTCGTTGAAGATCTCCACCTCGACGTCCCCGGCATACCCGGCGGCGCTCACCAGCGCGGCGATGGCAGCGAAATCGATGACGCCGTCGCCCATCATCCCCCGGGACACCAGCGGGTCGGCGGCCATCGGCACCAGCCAGTCACAGATCTGGAAGGAACTGATGCGGCCCTGCGCGCCGGCCGCGGCGATGAGCTCGGCCAGGTCGGGGTCCCACCAGACGTGGAAGGTGTCCACCACGACGCCGACCGCGCTCGCGGGGTACGGCGCGGCCAGCGCCAGCGCCTGGCCGAGGGTCGAGATCACGGCACGATCGGCGCAGAACAC is part of the Mycobacterium adipatum genome and harbors:
- the deoC gene encoding deoxyribose-phosphate aldolase — its product is MSTPTATVADVAAMIDHTLLKPEATAADVAALVAEAVELGTYAVCVSPSMLPISVPEGLKIAVVCGFPSGKHTSAVKAAEAAEAVRHGADEIDMVIDIGAAKAGGFDLVQADIAAVRAAAPAPVVLKVIIESAALTDDEIVGVCRAAVAAGADFVKTSTGFHPSGGATVHAVELMHRTVADAGLFVKASGGVRTLEQARAMIAAGATRLGVSGSRALLSSEADGSAAGY
- a CDS encoding enoyl-CoA hydratase yields the protein MTESPVLLIDTTDRVRTLTLNRPQSRNALSLALRSQLFAALREAEADDTVDVVILTGADPVFCAGLDLKELGGSTELPDISPKWPAMRKPVIGAINGAAVTGGLEIALYCDVLIASEQARFADTHARVGLLPTWGLSVRLPQKVGVGMARRMSLTGDYLSAGDALRCGLVTEVVAHDELLPAARRIAASIVGNNQRAVGALLDSYHRIDAEQTQAGLWIEAESARAWMTVASGDDIAASRASVMERGRSQVQP
- a CDS encoding glycerate kinase, encoding MKVLIAPDSFKGTASATEVAETLGRGWSAVRAGDDVVALPQADGGEGTCAAVAASGEWRWHQTEVDGPDGRRVLARWLFDRDGQRAVIELAEPSGIALLDRLDPWRADTRGLGQVIGAALSAGARSLQIGLGGSASTDGGAGALMALGLRAFDASGRPVSPGAHGLRTVTEVDTGGLAPLPPGGVQLLVDTAAPLHGPQGAAAVFGPQKGATPADVEQLDDGLTRWARILNAAGLHADADAPGAGAAGGAGFGLMSWGATATSGAQRISELTGLDDHLRTADLVLTGEGRLDDTSWTGKLVGHVLDAAARHGLPALVVAGQVAGRCPVPALSLSDIAGSAAAATADPLRWLQAAGSAAAQRLTG